The genomic segment GCATGGAAACCGGTACCACGCTCGGCGAGTTCCTGCGGACGCGGCGCGGCAGGCTCAGCCCGGAGGACTTGGGGATCGCCTCCTACGGAGCACGTCGTGTCCCCGGGCTTCGCCGTGAGGAACTGGCCCGGCTCGCGGGAGTGAGCGTCACGTACTACACACGGCTGGAACAGGGCCAGAGCCACCAGGCGTCGGAGTCGGTCATCGAGGCGCTCGCCCGCGCGCTGGAGCTGAGCGACGACGAACGCGGCTACCTGCACAACCTCGCCAGACCCCGTCGGGCTCATCCGCGTACGGCGGCGCCCGCGACGGCGCGCCACGGCACCCGGCAGCTCATCGGCTCCCTGAACGTGCCTGCCGTCGTCGTCGGGATGCGCACCGAGGTACTGGCGTGGAACCCACTCGGTCACCGGCTCCTGGCCGGTCACCTGGA from the Embleya scabrispora genome contains:
- a CDS encoding helix-turn-helix transcriptional regulator, giving the protein METGTTLGEFLRTRRGRLSPEDLGIASYGARRVPGLRREELARLAGVSVTYYTRLEQGQSHQASESVIEALARALELSDDERGYLHNLARPRRAHPRTAAPATARHGTRQLIGSLNVPAVVVGMRTEVLAWNPLGHRLLAGHLDPDAPDRSDRRPNLTRMLFLDPHHRDLYPRWENSTSCAVASLRLAVGRHREDIELAALVGDLAMKSEEFATLWAAHPVAEHASGPRHLRHPEVGELTVELETLVLADEPDHRLLVYSAADESPSQAALQLLGA